The Chelonia mydas isolate rCheMyd1 chromosome 1, rCheMyd1.pri.v2, whole genome shotgun sequence nucleotide sequence CTAGCTAGGCCATTAATGCAGCTTCCCCTTGTGTGGAATGAGGTGGGGGTGATCAGCGAGGGAGCAAAAGAAAGGGCACTATTTGCTCAAGTCACACAAAGGCTGAGCATGtcagccccacaccccaccctacCGAATGGCTCCTGCAGGGGCTACACTGGGGTGGAATAGACATAGCCGATTCTAGCAGCATCTCCACTAATGGCACTGGGCTGTGAGCATGCTCTGCGCTTCCTGAGGATCTTCCTGTTTGTTTCGTTCTATTAAGGGTGGGGTAGGAGAGAAAAGCCGCAGCGCCTCGGGCAGGACCCGGAGATGTGCAAGGTTCCAGCCTGGAGTCCGGAACTGGCACTGGGAccatggagagagggaggaggaatgtAGTTATAtctgccccatcccatcccaaaTGAGTTAAAAACCAATCAGAGGCTCCTGGCACATGAGGCAGCTGAGACCAGGGTCTTACATAAGACCCAAAGCTGAGCCATCCCCAGGCCTCCACTTTCCCCCGCAGATCTCCCCAGCCTGAGCCATCACCTCAACCTGGCTCTCAAactcccccctcaccccgccccgtAACATTACCGACGTTTGTAAACGTTCATTCAATTACTTCATTTCCCTCCGCTATGGTTCAGACGTCACATCTTCCTGGAAATACCACAGGGAAAGCCCGTTCTTCCTGTGTAGAGCAGCCAACCAGGACCAAGATCAGCAACATCACAAGAAAAAACATCTGTTCTCTTACAAGCGacttccagctccttccccatgTTCAGCTAAAAAGACCCCTCAAACGACTTGTACTTTTCCCTTCGCTAGTAGTTTATTCTCCAATAACTCCTGCACTGTCTTGGAGCTTTGGTAGCTGAGAACATTTTCTATGAAGGATTAGAAATGTCCTACTAATGACAAATCTCACATAGCgcctttcatccatagatctcaaagccctttacaaaggaagtTGAGCATCATTATCTCCGTctgacagatggagaaacagaggcactgagAGTCACTCAGTGGGTGAGTGACTgcgccaggaatagaagccaggtcttctGGCCTCCCAGACCAGTGGGGCCCCTTGCCTTAACCTGACTGGAGACAGAAAGAAATGATCCTATAAGGGAAATCATCTCAAAGtgcaaaaaaagttttaataaaactgaaaacataTATACAAAAGTTCTTGGTAGTTTTCTGTAATGTAAAGCACCATTAAGTCCACAGTACTGTGTGTCTCTGCTACCCTGACACCCCACCCAGTAAGCACCAGTGACTCTCTTGAAACCTGGTTTAGCACCAAAGGGCTGAAGCTGGCCCACAAAATgcacattcccctgccccccaatgcATTTTAAGCACCGACCAGCTGCCCCTTTGGAGTGTTTGAGCTGGCCCTCGCCCTGCAGAAGTAAACAGTGACATTGGAAAGGGAGGGAGTTCAGAGCTCAGGTCTGGAAGTTATTCAGCATTAGAGATTCCGGCTGCTCTCTGGGGAAACACAAGGACGCCACACACTGTAAATACACAACAGCTGGGTTGGCAGTCTGTGGCTtctaaaaagagagggagaggaattcaATTGCTAGTTCCTTCACTCCTAAACCTCACCCCCCACATGCGGCTCCCTTGCGACTCCCCCAAGCCCGACTCTGGAGTCTTTCCACACTCCACTGGGCCGGGAAAGGGGAATTCCAGGCTCCATGTTCCTCACACGTCATACCCTGGCATTCCATCAGACACACAGGGCCCCTGATAGGACCAACCTTCCTTGGAGGGACCCTGCTTTTCATACCAGTTGTGCTAATGCAAGCGGTTCTGAGGGTCATGTGGGGAAGGTCCTGGGATTCGATCCTTTCCCCTCAGCTCCTCATCCCGAGGAAATCAGGGGCAGCAATATGAACACGAGAGAAACTGGCCTGCAGTGCCCTCGAGTTCacctctccttttctttccctctgaTGTCTTTCTGGTGTGAGTTCCGTCCTGTGGAAAACGGACCCAGTGACAGCCTGGCATCTCGTCTTTACTGTGTCCTCAGGACACATAGGGTGGGGTTTGTAAAAGCACTCAGAGCTGATTCTGCtgctagtgaagtcagtggcaaagctccctttGATGTCAGAGGGAGCAGAGCGAGGTCAGCGCTGAGGGCCGCTGAAAACCCCAGCTGTCACACACAGGCCGTGGCAGCACAAGCTTTGCCGTGCAGCCCTGCCAACATGTCTGACCCGACGGCGAGGGGTGGGCGTGTATTTCAGTCTCCGTGGCTTCTCCACTGAGATCACCAGCAAAGGAGACAGAGTCAGAGGTGGGGACGTTTTTGATGATGTGGACACCTgttcactgggagcaggactgagaTGCCCAACTCACCTTGTACAGGCTACCAAGCAACCACCGGCTATCCCTCTTCCATTGGAGTAGCAGGGAGGTACTGGACAGAAGCTGACCCTGTGCATTAGCAGTAGAAGGTGTTACCTACCACCAGACTCAGCCAGTCCCTCCCCATTGTGTTCTCAAATGGATTGGAGGTGGGATTTTAAAGGAATGATGGTCTCAGTCATGTTCCAGTCATGCCCAGGGGACTGCGGCAGTGGAATCCAGTGGCTGACCACTGGGCTGGATTCTCTTCTCACACCAGCGTGCAGTAGGGGGAACGCTGCTGAAGTCGatagaattacactggtgtaaatctggtgggggtgggggagcaggagcaggtctgCTTTCAGCCTCCAGAAAAGGAACAGTCCAAAGCTGGGATAGCTTTGAACCCGACACGAGAGTTGAGACTGGACAGCACCCCATGGGAGGCTTGGAGGGGAGCTTTGCTGATGGCCGACAGGGTTTTGCTCTCTTTCAAcacttagggctagatccacagcAGGTGTACCTGGGTGtgactctgttgacttcagtggagcgacaccgatttacaccagcggaggatcCGGTCCTCTACGTCCCAGATGAGCGACAGTTTCCACAGCCAGGGACTGTACCATCACTCCCTTGCTTTGTATCATTACCTGTGTCCCTACCGCTGTGTTAGCCCATGGGAAGGCTCACATGGCCTAGCAAGACTAGTGGTGACCTGAGGCACCTTCCATTCAAGGCAAATGGGGCTTTCCTGGAAGCCAATGACACACTTTGAATGAGGATGGCCCTGATTTGGACAGCTGGTGTTTTCTTTCGGGCTCCCTGGTGCCCTCCCACCCCATGAccctcccagggaacccccagTCCATTTCCTCCCCTGTAGTTTGCAGTGATTGTGGGCAGTGAAAAGAGAGaaggagcgagagagagagagagagagagagagagagaaggacagagagggaggagggtggTCATTCCAGGCTGGGTTTGATCAAGTAGCCGCTGAAGGTGATGTAGATGTCCACATCATCACTGTAGATGGCGTTCTCCCGCTCCCGCTTGTAGAGGCGCACCCAGACCTCGTCGTTCTCCCGCAGCTCCAGCATGAGGCTCTGGCTCTGCATGATACTGCGGTCGCTGGGCTGGGCGTACAGGATGACCTGCTCCTGGTCGTTGTGCATGACGTGCATGTAGGTCTCCTTGAAGTTCCAGGTGTGGACGTTTAGGCTGAAGTAGTAGAGGCCGGCCGTGTAGCAGTAGAACTTGCCTTTGAACATGTCGAAGTGGCCGTAGAGGTTGACGAAGACGGTGTCGAAGATCAGGGCCTGGTAGCCCTCGCTGCTGTGCAGTGCCTTCTTGCGGCCCACCGAGAAAGCGGCATACTGGTGCTTGCAGGGATCCCCCGGGGCACCCATCTGCCCCTTGCTGCCTTTCTGACCCTGGGAGCCCCGCTCGCCTGGtgccccctcttttccccatttcCCTGGAATCCCAGGCTCCCCCCGATCTCCTTTGTCTCCTAGGAAACAAAGCAGAGGGATGCACTCCATGAGATGTGAAAGCTGCCAAGCGAGATGTGAAAGCTGCCAAGCACTGGGCTGTCTTGAGGAGGCCAGGGTTGTGGCCAGAAACTAGAGCTGTATAGAGAGAACCTGATTCTTCCCTGTGCAGACACCAGCACAGGTAGTCTGTGCCTTCCCCGTTCAGGGGCTGTGGGGGCCAGTGCAGCCTCCCACACAGGCTAGGGCACCCCTAACTTGTTACCCTGTTTCACAGGCCTCTTTGGGGCTTTGCAGGAACGCAAACTTCCTTGAGCACCGGTTCCCCcggccaccccctccctgctctggccccagaatgcccccagtgctgggagctgttcTGGAGGTGGTTCTGAGCACCCCTATGCCTAGCGAGCACAAAGGGGCTGCAGAGCAATGATGAACTGGGTCCAAAGAGCAGAATCTCCCATTCGGTGCCAGGACTCACCATGCATGCACATCCTATGCATTAAGCACAGCTGAGATTCAAATGGGGACCCTTGAGGAAGTAGCTGATCTGCACTGGGGagccacccccattccaccctgaGCTAAGCCAGCAGGAGCTGCCTGGAGCAGGTCTTGGCTGGAAGTCACACTTTGCAAATATGAGTGTTGGGGTGTTCATGCAAGCATCCTCCTAGCTGCCTGGGGAGAAAAGTGAATGTTAGGGCTCACgtcattcccctcctccctctcccagatGACATGAGATCCACGGCGATGGCCTCCCATTAGCCTTCCCTGCACAGGACATTAGTGCTGGCACTGTGTCTTTGTTAACAGCACACCCTCTCCTTCTTCCTGGCTGGGGAAAGACCCgctgctccctccctctgcactgcaggacagcttgatcCTGAAGtctgctccctccctctgcactgcaggacagcttgatcCTGAAGTAGGTTCAGATTGGCAAGAGGCAACTGCTGATGCTTCTCCCCCAGTGACAATAAACAGGAGCCAGTGGAAAGCAGGCGAAGACGTGGCTCCCCTGAATTCAGAGGCTACAGCAGGACGACTGCTGGGTTCAGGGGAAAACCAGCATTCTACAGGCTGATTGCACCTCTCTGGCGACATGAGCCTAAGTCTACACGTACCAGCATGGGCACATTCCCTTGATAATGACAGACAACTAGACGTCCATCAGTCTGGACATCAGGAACTGGATATGCTGGGGCATGCCCTTCAGTCTGGCAACTGGGAGTTTGATGGGTATAACTGATGGACTGGCTATGCTAGCATGTACCAGCTGCCCTTCTGTATGGTaacactgaagtcactggtagTCTGTGGGCACTGGTATGCCAGCACAGAACCTTATCTTTCACTAGGGTGAAGCTGGTTCCCAAGCAGACCTTGGGTCCCAGGCACACCGGCTTGGCACTTACCCTTCAGTATGGTGATGTTGATGTATGGACGCACCTCCGGCATTGGGTACAGGGACGAATGGTGTCCGGCAGGGCCGGGGGTGATTTCTGAGGAGCCACGGGAATCCAGTGGGTCGCAGCAGCGTCTGCAGCCATTTGGGAGGGTTGTTGCTTCTTTGGGGTCGGGCTCATCGGCAGGTGCCCCAAATACAAACAGAGGGAGCACAAGGAAGGCCACGCGAGCTCGTAGCTGAATCATTACCATAGTGACCTGGAAGACATGAGccagtaagagagagagacagaagaaggGGATGACTGAGCCAAGGCAGAGGCCAACATGAAAGGGCAGGGCACTGCACCTCCATTCTCTGTGGCTAAAGCCAGTTCATTTCATCGcgggagcagagagggaaagaaggAGACAGAAAGACAGAGTTAGTAACTGTTTTGTAGAGAGCTGCTACTTTGGAATCTAACACATGGCTGTCCCTGGAGGGCTAAGGCTGCAGTCCAAGCCTCAGTGGTGTCACTGCTAGGGCATGCCTGACTCCCTGGAGCCCTGGCACTAAGAGGAGGCCTGTCCTCCAGAACCTACAGCACCAGCGCCCACAGTGCAACCAGTGGAACCCAGGGCACCAGTGCCTGGGGATTCAATCTTCAGGCTGCAATAAAAGGAGAAGAGGCAAATCCAGAAGCCCCTGGTGAGGAAAACAAACTCAGGTCTGAGGTTAGCTCTGCGATAAGGGTCGTGACCTTACAACACTAAAAACATCCTGCTTGGGCCATTTTCTCACCTCATACAGCTGGCAAAGCCGAAACCATACCTACTTCTGAGCTGATGCCCTGACatatcggggggcggggggaaagcacGTTACCAGGGTATTCCTGAGCGGTCTGCTGCTATCAGGACGGACAGGAGATCTTGTAGGGGAACGATAAACCTGTTAGCTCATGGGAGCCTCAAATCACTTTCTAACCTTGCGGGAGGGTCCCAGACAAACTTCTTGCGGCTCACTCAGCAATGGGTATTTTCTTTCATTGGAGCCTTGCCCTAAATCCCATTAGAGAGCATCTAGCCAGCTCACGCCCCAGTGGGTGCTGTTCCACCACGGCCAAGGTCTCAGGGTGCGGCCTGGTGACCCGCTCACAGGACTAGCAAGCGCATGCTGCTGAGTCCTCTCCACTGACTGAgtctgtgaccttggccaagtcacttcccccCTCTCTGCAGCTCAGCCCCCCGCGGGGGAGT carries:
- the C1QTNF6 gene encoding complement C1q tumor necrosis factor-related protein 6, with the protein product MVMIQLRARVAFLVLPLFVFGAPADEPDPKEATTLPNGCRRCCDPLDSRGSSEITPGPAGHHSSLYPMPEVRPYINITILKGDKGDRGEPGIPGKWGKEGAPGERGSQGQKGSKGQMGAPGDPCKHQYAAFSVGRKKALHSSEGYQALIFDTVFVNLYGHFDMFKGKFYCYTAGLYYFSLNVHTWNFKETYMHVMHNDQEQVILYAQPSDRSIMQSQSLMLELRENDEVWVRLYKRERENAIYSDDVDIYITFSGYLIKPSLE